Part of the Vigna unguiculata cultivar IT97K-499-35 chromosome 3, ASM411807v1, whole genome shotgun sequence genome, tccaCCCTCACCTCTCCAGCTTCTTCCTCCGATTCCAAAATCGATTCCCTCCGCCACCTCACGCGCCTCTCCAAGCGTGACTCCGCCTTCCGCCGCCACCTCGCGGACTCAGCCGCCGTCCCCGCCGTCCTCGCCGCCGTCGTCGACCCTGCTCTCCAGGAGACGGCGCTCCCGCTTCTGCTCAACCTCACCCTCGACGACGACTCCAAGGTCGGCCTCGTCGCCGAGGGCGTCGTCGCGCGCCTCGTCGCCGTTCTACTCAACGCGCCGCCTGACTGCCGTGCCGTCGCGGCCACCATCGTCACCAGCCTCTCCGTCGTCGAGGTCAACAAGGCCACCATCGGCGCTTTCCCGGCGGCGATCGCGGCGCTCGTGGCGATAATCCGTGACGGAAAAGGAAGGGAGAGGAAGGAGGCCGCCACCGCGCTTTACGCGCTCTGCTCCTTTCCGGATAACCGGAGAAGAGCCGTGAGTTGCGGCGCTGTGCCGATTCTGTTGCGGAACGTAGAAATTGGATTGGAACGGTGCGTTGAGGTAATTGGCGTTCTGGCGAAGTGTAAGGAAGGGAGGGAGCAAATGGAAGGTTATAACGGTTGTGTTCAGATTCTGGCTAGCGTTTTGAGGAACGGAAGCTCCAGGGGGATTCAGTATGCGCTTTTCGCACTTACTTCACTTTGCTTGTACAGTCAGGAAATGGTGCTGTTAGCTCTTGAAGAAGGTGTTCTGGAAGCTTCTATTGTGTTCGTGGAAGATGATAATGAGAAGGTAAGGAGGAATGCGTGTAATTTGATTCGGGCTCTCCGTGGCAACAACAGCAACCACGATCGGGTGGAGTGATTATGGAAAATGAATGGAACTGGGATGTATGAAGTATCAGTTTTGATGGGAAGAAAGATTTGTTTGTCTCTCCTCAGTGGAGGTGagttgttgttttttgtttattggTTCTGCCATGTTGGGTGGGTCCTCTGTACAAAATGGAAAgaagatcattttttttttgttttgaatgtgATAGGGTTCTTTTGTATGTTGTATATtgaataatgatgatgatgggCTAGCTCTCTGTTGTTAGTTTAGCTGTTCGAAATGGGAAAGTTAAATCCTTTGAACTGTAGTGCTTCATAGTTAGAACATTTCTTCTGGTTTCTTCGTAATTTTACTGGGTTAATTCTTAACATCTTGATTTTAACTTCCAAGTTGTGTTTTTTTATGTCTTTCCTTCGTATGTAAGTAGTAGTTCTGTTGCTGTGCATTTGAAATTTTAGTGTAACTCATGAATCGtttgaatgaaagaaaaaaaaaaaagtgattgaAATGAAGCTTGAATTCAGGATATGATTTTGGAATGTTATgtttcaacatttttatttcttcactGCTTTCCTCtccaacaaaacaaattaattttcaagctcaaattttaatttcttccgtatgtataatttttatgtttccTGAATCAAACATAAATGTGCATTTCAATAAGTTTAGAAAACAGAACCTGTCAGGCTAGAATTGAAAGTCAAATTTGTGAAGACTTATGAGACA contains:
- the LOC114178432 gene encoding U-box domain-containing protein 8-like yields the protein MATHHLPDHFKCPISLEIMSDPVILSSGHTFDRSSIQRWLDAGYRTCPITKLPLPDQPSLIPNHALRSLISNYTLLPPLHQTISQPQTLISTLTSPASSSDSKIDSLRHLTRLSKRDSAFRRHLADSAAVPAVLAAVVDPALQETALPLLLNLTLDDDSKVGLVAEGVVARLVAVLLNAPPDCRAVAATIVTSLSVVEVNKATIGAFPAAIAALVAIIRDGKGRERKEAATALYALCSFPDNRRRAVSCGAVPILLRNVEIGLERCVEVIGVLAKCKEGREQMEGYNGCVQILASVLRNGSSRGIQYALFALTSLCLYSQEMVLLALEEGVLEASIVFVEDDNEKVRRNACNLIRALRGNNSNHDRVE